The window AGAGCATCGCGTCGCCGGAGGCCTCGAAGCCGAACTGGCCCTGGCCGTCCATCGACACCTTGCCGATGATGTTCTCCGCGATCGCCCCGTTGGGGTACTGGCGGATGTCCTGGTGGTCGGCGGCCACGCCGTGGAAGGTCGAGGCGATCTCCGTCGCGACGTCCGGGTCGACGTTGCGCACCAGCACCTCGTAGTTCGTCTCCGCGTGCAGCTTGTCCAGGATCTCCTGCGACTTCACCTCACCCGTGATGGCTCCGGCGTCCTCGATCATGCGGGGGATCTCCTCCGACATCCGCACGAGGACGTCCTCGACGCGGCCGTCGATCTGGGAGTCGATGTCGGCGCGCGACATGCCGTCGATACGCATCGCCAGGTCCTGCTGCTGACGCAGCTCACTGCGCAGCAGACGCGGGGAGACGGTGAGGCTGCGGGCCTGCATGGTGTAGGCCAGCTGGTTGCCGCGCCGGTCGACGATCTCGCCGCGCCGCGCCGGATCGACGTACACCCGGGCACGCTGCTCCTGCGCCTTCGCCGCCAGGTCCGGGCCCCACACGACCTGCACCCAGGCGAGACGCCCGACGAGGACGAGCGCGATGACGAGGAAGATGTTGAGGATCACCCGCATGCGGGTCACCATCATCGTCTTCTGGTCCTGCGGCTGACGGCGTGGCCGCTGCTGCGGCGGCGGCACAGGGCGGCGGGGCCGGGTGACGCGGGCCTCGGAGTAGGTGCGGGATGACGAACGGCGGGACGAGTGTCCCCGTCCCGCATCACGTCTCACGCCACCGGTACCGGGTCGTGTCACTGGCTGTCCTCACCTGTCAGTTGTCGTTCATGTTCTCTGGTTCCGCCTCCGGCACATTCGGGGCATACGGGAGCACCCCACGCTCCGGCGCCGGGGCGACGGGGTCCGGGAGCGCATCATACGGGGAACGGAGCTGGTGTCCCTGCGGCACGGCCTCCAGGTTGTCCTCGAGCTCGTGGGTCGCCTCCGGGTCACTGGACGCCTGTCCCGGCCGGACCGGGGCACCGTTCACGTCAATGATAGGGTGCGTCGCCGGATCCGCCGGGCGCTGCACCACGATCTCGCCGTTCTCGTGCACGCCCAGGATCCCGGGCTGCGCGGGCAGGACCAGGCCGAGTTCACCGGCCCGACGGGCGATCTCCGCGGAGGACCGGACGTTCTCCAGGTCGCGGTTGAGGGTCTCGAGCTGGTTCGACAGCTGCTTGTCCTGCGTCTGCAGGAGCTGCGTCTGGAAGGTCTGCTGCGTCGCCAGTCCGGCCAGCCACATGGCCACCGCCACGCCGGCGATCGCCAGGACGATGGACACGCTGATGAGCTTGGCCAGCAGCGAGGTCTGCTTGAGTTCCGCGACCCTGCGTCCCCGGACGGAGACGACCTGGCGGGAGCCCAGCCGGTTGGGCACCGGGCGGCGGCGCGTCGGCAGCGGCGTCTGGGCCGGCGGGGTGAAGGATCGGGTGTGCTGCTCCCGGTCGAGGAGTGCGGTCCCGACACTGTAGTCACGGCTCGCGCCCATGCGACGCTGCTTGCTGGTGGTGCTGTTGGTCGGGTTCACGATCGGTCTCCAAACGGGTCAGGGAGCTTCTCGACGGCGCGGACCCTCACCGGGGCCGCACGCGGGTTCTCCTCGATCTCGGCTTCGGTCGCCTTCTCCGCGCCACGGGTGACCGTGGCGAAACGCGGCGCCGTGCCCGGCAGGTCCATCGGCAGGCCGGGCGGGGTCTTCGATGCGGTCATCTCGGCGAAGGCCGCCTTGACGATGCGGTCCTCCAGGGACTGGTAGCTCATGAACACGGCACGGCCCCCGACCGCCAGCAGCCCGGCGATGACGGGGATGACGTTCTCCAGCGCCTCCAGCTCGGCGTTGACCTCCACGCGCAGCGCCTGGAAGGTGCGCTTGGCGGGGTGTCCACCGGTGCGCCGGGTGGCGGCGGGGATGGTGGCGTAGAGCAGCTCCACGAGGCGGGCGGAGGTGGTGAAGGGAGCCTTCTCCCGCTCCCGCAGCACAGCCGAGGCGATCTTGCCGGCGAAACGCTCATCGCCGTAGGTCTTGAGGATGCGCGCCAGCTCACCGTGGCTGTACGTGTTGAGGATGTCGGCCGCGGTCCGCCCCTTCGTCGGGTCCATGCGCATGTCGAGCGGCGCGTCGGTGCGGTAGGCGAAACCGCGCTCCACCTGATCGAGCTGCATGGAGGACACACCGAGGTCGAAGAGCGCGCCGGCGACGCCGTGCTCCCGGACCAGGTCGAAGATCGGCCCCTCCCCCGTCTCGACGGCCTCGCCGATCCCGTCGAAACGGGTCTGCACGCCCACGAACCTGTCCCCGAAGGGGGCGAGTCGGGCGCGGGCGTCGGCAAGCGCGACGGGGTCACGGTCCACGCCGATGACGTGGGCCTCGGGGAAGGTGCGCAGGAAGTGCTCGGTGTGGCCGCCGGCACCGAGGGTGCCGTCGACGATGACAGCCCGGGAGCCGAGCTTCTCGACGCCCGGCGCGATCAGATCCGCCATGCGGTCCCGGAGAACCGGGACGTGGCCGTGGTTGTCGTTGATGTCGAAGCTCATGTCACTCATGACCGCACCCCCCTTCCTGATTCCTGTGTCCGGACAGCGGGACGCGTACAGGGCCCTGCCCGATGTGTCCATCTGATGTCGGGGAAGTACACCAGAGCATCACCTCGGGCAGAGTCCTCCACGCATCCCGCTCATCCCGTGACGACCGTCGTGGGTCAGAGCAGTCCGTCGAGGATCTCTTCCGCGTCGGCCGCGGAGAACGCGGCCTCCGTCTCCTGCTGGTATGCAGCCCAGGATTCGGCATCCCAGATCTCGAGAAAATCCACAGATCCGATGACCACACACTCCTTTGTCAGGCCCGCGTACTCACGGTGCCCGGCAGAGAGGGTGATGCGCCCGTTGCCGTCAGGTCGCTGTTCATCCGCGCTGGCAGCCAGATTGCGGATGAAGGCACGAGCCTGCGGGTTGGTGCGAGACACCGCTGCAGCCTTACGGATGCGGGCGGCGAACTCCTCCCGGGGATAGACCGCAAGACTGTGATCCTGCCCCTTCGTGACCATCAACCCTCCGGCCAGTTCCTCACGGAACTTGGCCGGTAGTGTCAGTCGACCCTTGTCGTCGAGCTTCGGAGTGTAGGTACCGAGAAACATCCCCGGGCCACCTTCCTCGTCTCGACTCCACGGATCTGTCTGACCTGATTCAATTCTGGCGGTGCACTACGTCCACCGCTGCGCCCCACAATACCCCACTTTGCCCCACCAACAACCCTCATTCCCGGCCTGTCGGATACCTATATCTACAGATCCGCAGGTGAAGGGAAGAAAAGAAGGTGGGGCGCGCCACCCGCCGGGCGCGTCACGCATGTCGGCACACCCCGTCGCCACAGGCCACCGGCGGCCGGAGGGGCGCCGTTCCGACCCCCGGTGGGGCAAAGTGGGGCCTGTGGGAGGGCATGAAAAAACCGCCGCCCCGGGTGCGGGACGGCGGTGCTTTTCTCTGGCTGTGAGGGGTCAGCGCTCCTCGAAGCGGCGACGGAAGTTCTCCTCCATCTTGCTCGCCATGGAGGACGGGTCGTTGGAGCGCTCCCTGCCCGGGCGACGCTTGATGATGCGGTCCGCGGAGGAGGCACCTCCACCACGGAGCATCCACACGCCGGCCCCGAACATCACGAGGAAGCCGACGACACTGAGGGCGATGAACCACAGGCTCTGCTGGGCGAGTGCGACACCGCCGACGAGCATGACGAGCCCCACGACCGCGATGGCGAGTCCACGGAGCGTGATCCCCGGGGCACCGTCCCCACCGAAGACGTGATCGCCCGCCACAGTGGACCCGAACTTGGGGTCATCGGCGAGGAGAGACTGTTCGATCTCCCGGAGCATCCTCTGCTCCTGCTCTGAAAGCGACACTGTTCCTCCCGGATATCGCTGGGGTTTGATCTATCTACTCGTTTAACGCCCAGACTATCGGGAATGTTCCCGCAATTGCCAACCTGCACTTTCGGCACCCTAAGCAGCCGCCGGAACCCACCCCGCCTCAGCCTCGGTCTCCGCCAGGAACTGCGCGGCGAGGTCCATCACCGTGGACACGACCCCCCGGTCGACGTCGAGCTCCAGTCCGGAGGCCACCCGGGAGCGCAGGCGCGAGTACTGGCTGAAGACGAGCGCCCACCGCTCCCCCTCCGCGTCCACCATCCGGAGCTGGTCCCATGCGCCGGTGGGCCGGCGCCGCCTGCCGGCCACGGCCGACGCCGAGATACGCGCACCCGCCGTGCGCAGTGCGGCCTGATACGCGACCTCCAGGGCGAGGTCCCACTCCCCCGCCTCCCGGTGGCGGTGGGCTTGGGCCAGCAGGACCTGGGCCTTGAGAATGAAGCCGGCCCGTCGCGTCCCCGCACCCGCTCCGGCGAACCTCGTCGTTGCCGAGATGATCTGTGCCATCGGGACCGTCTCCTTTCCTCAACCTCTGCGATCCAACCTGCCCTCACCCTAGGAACGGGCCTGGACACCACACCCCAATTATAGAACAGCCTTTCGAACAGGTCAATGGTTCTCCTGCGGATTCGTCCACTCCCGGTGGTCTTTTCCCCACACACCCGGCCGTTCATGGTTCAGTGGTGGTGTGACCATGGAGATCCGCCGCTTGTCCGGCCCCGAATTCGCCGTGCTGGCCCCCCAGCTCGTCGACCTCTACATAGAGGCGATGGGCTACGACCCGAGCATCCGCGCCGGTCGCATCGACGTCTGGAGGCGCGAGATCGTCCAGCCGGGATTCACCGCGCTGGCCGCCCTCGACCAGGACGAGGTCCTCGGCGTGGCTTACGGCTACATCGGCATGCCCGACATGTGGTGGGACCGACAGGTGCGGCGCGGCATCCGGGAGGCCGGCGGGCCGGACACCCGGCAGGTGCTGCTCCTGCGCGACTACTTCGAGGTGGCGGAGATCCACGTCTCCCCCACGCAGCAGGGACGCGGGATCGGCCGGATCCTGCTCTCCCAGCTGCTCTGGCTCGCCCCCGCCGGCAACGCCATGCTCTCGACGCCCGAGGTCGACGACGAGGCCAACAACGCCTTCTCCCTCTACCGATCCATGGGCTTCCGCGACGAGCTGCGCCACTTCCGCTTCGACGGCGACGCCCGCCCCTTCGCCGTCCTCTCGGTACCCCTCCCCCTGCCCGGCATGGTGGAGAAGCCCGCCGTTGAACGACGCGGGTGACCGGCTGGGTATCGTGGGAGCAGTCCGCCCACCACCCACATGAAGGATCATCCGCGTTGAGCACTCCCAGCCCCCTCACGACGCTGACCCTCGACCAGGTCCCGGACGCCGTCCGGGAGGAACTGACCCGCTTCATCGACGACCGTCGCCGACAGGTCGCCGCCATCGGCGGCCCGGTCACCGAGGCGGTCGCCCACCTGGAGTCCTTCGTGCTCGGTGGGGGCAAGCGCATCCGCCCTCTCTACGCCTGGGCCGGTTTCGTCGGCGGCGGCGGCCTCGAACGCGCGGCGGAGGACCCGGCCGCGATGCTGCGGGCCGCCGCCTCCCTCGAGTTCATCCAGGCCTGCGCGCTCATCCACGACGACATCATCGACTCGTCCGACACCCGGCGCGGCAACCTGACGGTCCACCGGGCCGTCGAGAAGCAGCACCGGGACCGTGCCTGGGCGGGTGACCCCGCGCACTTCGGCGAGTCCGTGGCCATCCTCGTCGGCGACCTCGCCCTCGTGTGGGCCGAGGACATGCTGCAGGACTCCGGGCTGTCCGTCGCCGCGCTGCAGCGCGCCCGCGATCCGTGGCGGGGCATGCGCACCGAGGTGATCGGCGGGCAGCTGCTCGACATCACCCTGGAGGCGACCGCCGACGAGAACATCGAGCTCGCCGACTCCGTCAACCGCTTCAAGACCGCCGCGTACACCATCGAACGCCCGCTGCACCTCGGCGCCGCCATCGCGGGCGCCGACCAGGCCACCATCGACGCCTTCCGCGGCTACGGCCACGACATCGGCATCGCCTTCCAGCTCCGCGACGACCAGCTCGGCGTCTACGGCGACCCGGCGGTCACCGGCAAGCCCGCCGGCGACGACCTGCGGGAGGGCAAGCGCACCGTCCTGCTCGCCACCGCTCTGCAGCGTGCCGACGACCGCGACCCCGCCGCCGCCGCCGAACTGCGCGCCGGCGTCGGCGCCACCGACGATCCCGCGCAGATCGCCCGTCTGGCGCAGATCATCGCGGACACCGGCGCCGTGGAGGAGATCGAGGAACGCATCACCGAGCTCACCCGCTCCGGTCTCGCCCACCTCGCCGCCGCGGGCACCTCCCCGGAGGTCACCGCGACGCTCACCGACCTCGCCCACCGCGCGACGGCGCGCCGCCACTGATGACGCTCCGTCTGCCCGGCGCGCTCCCGCTGGGAATCATCGGTGCGGTCATGCTGTTCCTGGGCTCCTTCGGAGGCGGCGCCATCCGCAACCGCGGTGGCGTGCTGGAGGCCCTCGACCTGGACTTCCTCTCCTACGGGCACGGCGCAGGAATCTCCAACGCCGTGTTCTGGGCGGGCGTGGCGACGCTGCTGGTCGCGTGGGCGGTCCTCGGGCGTCGGCACGTGCTCAACCGCACGGAGGGGGCGGAGAAACGGGTCCGCACCGCGCTGTGGGCCTGGGTCCTGCCGCTCCTCCCGGCCGCCCCGATGCTCTCCCGCGACGTGTACTCCTACCTCATGCAGGGCGCCATGCTCCGCGACGGCTACGACCCGTACACGCAGGGCGCCGCGGTCAACCCGGGGCCGTTCCTGCTGGAGGTCTCCCACGACTGGCGCAACACCACCACCCCGTACGGGCCGCTCCACCTGTGGATCGGCGAGGGCGTCACCCGCCTCGTCGGGGACAACGTGACGGCCGGGGTGGTCGTGTACAAGCTCATCTCGGTCCTCGGCTTCGCCGCCATCGCCTGGGCGGTCCCCCGCATCGCCCGCGCCCTCGGCGGCGACCCCGCCCTGGCGCTGTGGCTCGGCGTGGCCAACCCGGTGATGATCCTCCACATGGTCGGCGGCATGCACAACGAGTCCGTCATGGTCGGTCTGGTCAGCCTCGGACTGCTCGCCAGCCTGCACCGGCGTTTCCTGCTGGGCGTGGCGCTCATCGCGGTGGCCGTGTCCCTCAAGGCCACCGCCGCCATCGCCCTGCCCTTCGTCGTGTGGCTGGCCACCATCCACTACGCGAAGCGCATCCACCGCGTCCCCGCGTTCGTGCTCAGCGGTGCCGTGGGCGTCGTCGAGACGCTCGCGGTCGTCGCCGCGGTCACCTGGCTGTCCGGGTCCTCATGGGGCTGGCTCTCGGAAATCTCCGGCAACTCGAAGGTCATCAACCCCCTCGCGCTGCCATCACTGCTGGCCAGCTGGATCACCTGGCTGATCCAGGTGTTCCAGACCTCCTTCGAGTACAACACGGCACTCGGCGTCCTGCGCAGCATCTCGATGGTGCTCATGCTCGCCGGGCTGGTCATCGTGTGGTGGCTCTTCCGGCAGAACGAGCGCCGCGCCGTCGCCGGCACGGCGCTCGCCTACCAGGTCGCGTTCGTGTTCAACTCGGTGACGCTGCCCTGGTACTACGCCTCGGTGATCTCACTCGTCGGCGCGGTCCGCCCGCCCGAGTGGGTGCTGCGGCTGGCCGTGGGCGCGTCGGTGGTGGTCACCCTGGCGTTCACGGGCAGCGGCAACCACCAGCTCTACAACACGTGGTGGATGCTCGGCGTGTTCGTCATCGCCTGGTTCCTCACGGACTGGGTGTTCGGGCGGGACCTCACAGGGCCATGGCCTGCGCGCGGCGCAGCACCTCACGCGCCAGCTGACCGTGGAGAGCGTCCACCGGCCGACCCGGCAGTGTCTCATCCTCGGTGAACAGGTAGCGCAGGATCTCCTCGTCGGTGTAGCCGCCGTCCTTCAGAAGGGTGATCAGGCCGGGCACGAACTTGCCCGTCGAGTGTGAGCCCTCGTGGAACAGCGCCTCCGGGATGTGCCGCTTCCCGTCGATGACGTGCGCGATGAGCTTGTTGGCACCCAGCAGGTCATGGACGCGGGTGATCACCACACCCAGCCTCTCGGCGGTCTCCGGGAGGGTGAGCATGGGCTCGTCGGCGAGCAGGGTCTCAAGGGGGATGTCGTTGGGAATCACGTCGTCCACTCTACCGCCCGCGTTGGCGTGGGCACCCGCGTGTGGACCATACTGTCCCCATGGCTCAACTGGCAGTGGGAGACCTCCTCGACGACAGGTACCGCATCGATCACCCGATCGCCCGCGGCGGCATGTCCATGGTCTGGCGCTGCGTCGACCTCCGCCTGGGGCGCGCCGTCGCCGCGAAGGTCCTCGACGAGAAGTACATCGCCGACCCCGTCTTCCGGCAGCGTTTCCGCCGCGAGGCCCGGGCGATGGCGCAGCTCACCCACCCCAACCTGGTCAACGTCTACGACTTCGGGTCCGACGGGGACCACCTCTTCCTCATCATGGAGCTCATCACCGGCGGCACCCTGCGGGAGCTGCTCGCCGAGCGCGGCCCCATGCCCCCGCACGCCGCCGCCGCGGTGATGCGGGCGGTCCTCACCGGCCTGTCCATCGCCCACACCGCCGGTCTGGTGCACCGGGACATCAAGCCGGACAACATCCTCATCAACGGCGACCACCGCGTGAAGCTCGCCGACTTCGGCCTCGTCCGCGCCGCCGCCGCGGGTGCCACGCCCTCGCAGATCGTCGGCACCGCCGCCTACCTCTCCCCGGAGCAGGTCGACGGCACCGACATCACCCCGGCCTCGGACGTGTACTCCGCCGGCATCGTCCTCTTCGAGCTGCTCACCGGTTCCACGCCCTTCTCCGGGGACACCCCGATGGAGCACGCCTACCGCCGCCTCAGTGAGGACGTCCCCGCCCCGAGCTCCCTCATCTCCGGCGTGCCCCCGCTTATCGACGCCCTCGTGGCCACCGCCACCGCCCGCCGCCCGCAGGACCGCTTCGCCGACGCCGCCGAGTTCCTCGCCGCCCTCGACGACGTCGCCGGGGAGCTGACCCTCCCGGCGTTCACCGTGCCCATCCCGGAGAACTCCGCCGCCACCCGCGCCGCGGCCGTGCCCACCGACATCACCGACCTGGTCGGCCCGCCGACGATGGTCACCGAGATCTCCCCCGCCCCCTCCCCCGACGTCACCGAGACCCGGGTCCAGGAGCCCGTCCCCGCCCTGCAGCCCCAGGCTCCGCCGCCGGTCCCGGCGGTGCCCACAGCGCCGGCAGCGCCCACGGCTCCCACGACCCCCAAGCCGGTGAGCAACCGCTCGCGTACGGGCCTGGTCGTATGGCTGCTGGTCATCGCCCTGCTCACCGCCGCCATCGCCGTGGGCGGCTGGTGGTTCGGGTCCGGTCGCTACGGCGAGATCCCGCCGGTGCTCGGCATGGACCGCACCGCCGCCGTCAGCACGATCGAGGAGGCCGGGTTCACCGCGGTCACCGAGCTCGTCTACCACGACGACGTCGCCTCCGACCTCAGCGCCGGCACCGACCCCGCCGACGGGGAGAAGGTCGTCCGCGGCCAGCAGGTCACGGTGCTCGTGTCCCAGGGTCGGCCGACCGTCCCGGAACCGAAGGGCATGGACGTCCTCGCCTACCAGGCGACGGCCGCGGAGCGCACCCTCAAGGTCGCCACCGGGGAGCCCGTCTGGTCCGCGGACGTCGGGGAGGGACTCGTCGCCGCGACCGACCCGGCCGCCGGGGAGCCCGTGAAGATCGGCTCCACCGTCACGGTCCACCTCTCGCGGGGACCGGAACCCATCCAGGTGCCCACGATCATCGGCACCGACCTCGCCACCGCCGAGGCCCGCCTCGCCGAGCTGGGGCTGACGGTGGCGGACGTCGAGAGGCGTTTCGACGAGGACGCCCCCGCCGGGCAGGTCCTCGACGTCTCCCCCGCCCCCGGCACGACGCTGACGCGCGGCAGCGAGGTCTCGCTCGTGGTCAACAGCGGACTGACCGTGCCGGACGTCGAGGGCATGTCCGAGGCCGACGCCACCGCCACCCTGCAGGCCGCGGGATTCAGCGTCGAGGACACCCGCCGGGACCGCAGCGCCGTCGGCGCCACCCCGGACACCGTCGTCCGCACCAGCCCCGCCGCCGGCGAGACCGTCGCCCCCGACGAGGCCGAGGTGACGCTCACCCTCGCCGGCCGGGTCATGGTGCCGGACGTCGTCGGCATGACCGTCGCGCAGGCCCGCGCGACGCTCGAGGCCGTCGGCCTGGACACCACCGCGCGCGAGCGGGACAACGACCGCATGGTCACCCGCCAGCGCCCCGAGGCCGGCACCGACGCCCGCCTCGACTCCACCGTCCGCCTCACCCTGTAGTGGGAACGCAGGAACGCCGCCTGCCCCGGGGTGGGGCGGGCGGCGTTCAGGCATTCAGTCCGGCTAGTTGCGGAGCATCTCCGCGACCAGGAAGGCCAGCTCGAGGGACTGCTGCGTGTTCAGACGCGGGTCGCAGGCGGACTCGTAGCGGCCCGGCAGGTCGACGTCG of the Corynebacterium humireducens NBRC 106098 = DSM 45392 genome contains:
- the rsmH gene encoding 16S rRNA (cytosine(1402)-N(4))-methyltransferase RsmH, whose product is MSFDINDNHGHVPVLRDRMADLIAPGVEKLGSRAVIVDGTLGAGGHTEHFLRTFPEAHVIGVDRDPVALADARARLAPFGDRFVGVQTRFDGIGEAVETGEGPIFDLVREHGVAGALFDLGVSSMQLDQVERGFAYRTDAPLDMRMDPTKGRTAADILNTYSHGELARILKTYGDERFAGKIASAVLREREKAPFTTSARLVELLYATIPAATRRTGGHPAKRTFQALRVEVNAELEALENVIPVIAGLLAVGGRAVFMSYQSLEDRIVKAAFAEMTASKTPPGLPMDLPGTAPRFATVTRGAEKATEAEIEENPRAAPVRVRAVEKLPDPFGDRS
- the mraZ gene encoding division/cell wall cluster transcriptional repressor MraZ encodes the protein MFLGTYTPKLDDKGRLTLPAKFREELAGGLMVTKGQDHSLAVYPREEFAARIRKAAAVSRTNPQARAFIRNLAASADEQRPDGNGRITLSAGHREYAGLTKECVVIGSVDFLEIWDAESWAAYQQETEAAFSAADAEEILDGLL
- a CDS encoding DUF3040 domain-containing protein, whose protein sequence is MSLSEQEQRMLREIEQSLLADDPKFGSTVAGDHVFGGDGAPGITLRGLAIAVVGLVMLVGGVALAQQSLWFIALSVVGFLVMFGAGVWMLRGGGASSADRIIKRRPGRERSNDPSSMASKMEENFRRRFEER
- a CDS encoding SAV_6107 family HEPN domain-containing protein, which codes for MAQIISATTRFAGAGAGTRRAGFILKAQVLLAQAHRHREAGEWDLALEVAYQAALRTAGARISASAVAGRRRRPTGAWDQLRMVDAEGERWALVFSQYSRLRSRVASGLELDVDRGVVSTVMDLAAQFLAETEAEAGWVPAAA
- a CDS encoding GNAT family N-acetyltransferase — its product is MEIRRLSGPEFAVLAPQLVDLYIEAMGYDPSIRAGRIDVWRREIVQPGFTALAALDQDEVLGVAYGYIGMPDMWWDRQVRRGIREAGGPDTRQVLLLRDYFEVAEIHVSPTQQGRGIGRILLSQLLWLAPAGNAMLSTPEVDDEANNAFSLYRSMGFRDELRHFRFDGDARPFAVLSVPLPLPGMVEKPAVERRG
- a CDS encoding polyprenyl synthetase family protein encodes the protein MSTPSPLTTLTLDQVPDAVREELTRFIDDRRRQVAAIGGPVTEAVAHLESFVLGGGKRIRPLYAWAGFVGGGGLERAAEDPAAMLRAAASLEFIQACALIHDDIIDSSDTRRGNLTVHRAVEKQHRDRAWAGDPAHFGESVAILVGDLALVWAEDMLQDSGLSVAALQRARDPWRGMRTEVIGGQLLDITLEATADENIELADSVNRFKTAAYTIERPLHLGAAIAGADQATIDAFRGYGHDIGIAFQLRDDQLGVYGDPAVTGKPAGDDLREGKRTVLLATALQRADDRDPAAAAELRAGVGATDDPAQIARLAQIIADTGAVEEIEERITELTRSGLAHLAAAGTSPEVTATLTDLAHRATARRH
- a CDS encoding alpha-(1->6)-mannopyranosyltransferase A; translation: MTLRLPGALPLGIIGAVMLFLGSFGGGAIRNRGGVLEALDLDFLSYGHGAGISNAVFWAGVATLLVAWAVLGRRHVLNRTEGAEKRVRTALWAWVLPLLPAAPMLSRDVYSYLMQGAMLRDGYDPYTQGAAVNPGPFLLEVSHDWRNTTTPYGPLHLWIGEGVTRLVGDNVTAGVVVYKLISVLGFAAIAWAVPRIARALGGDPALALWLGVANPVMILHMVGGMHNESVMVGLVSLGLLASLHRRFLLGVALIAVAVSLKATAAIALPFVVWLATIHYAKRIHRVPAFVLSGAVGVVETLAVVAAVTWLSGSSWGWLSEISGNSKVINPLALPSLLASWITWLIQVFQTSFEYNTALGVLRSISMVLMLAGLVIVWWLFRQNERRAVAGTALAYQVAFVFNSVTLPWYYASVISLVGAVRPPEWVLRLAVGASVVVTLAFTGSGNHQLYNTWWMLGVFVIAWFLTDWVFGRDLTGPWPARGAAPHAPADRGERPPADPAVSHPR
- a CDS encoding Rv2175c family DNA-binding protein, encoding MLTLPETAERLGVVITRVHDLLGANKLIAHVIDGKRHIPEALFHEGSHSTGKFVPGLITLLKDGGYTDEEILRYLFTEDETLPGRPVDALHGQLAREVLRRAQAMAL
- the pknB gene encoding Stk1 family PASTA domain-containing Ser/Thr kinase; the encoded protein is MAQLAVGDLLDDRYRIDHPIARGGMSMVWRCVDLRLGRAVAAKVLDEKYIADPVFRQRFRREARAMAQLTHPNLVNVYDFGSDGDHLFLIMELITGGTLRELLAERGPMPPHAAAAVMRAVLTGLSIAHTAGLVHRDIKPDNILINGDHRVKLADFGLVRAAAAGATPSQIVGTAAYLSPEQVDGTDITPASDVYSAGIVLFELLTGSTPFSGDTPMEHAYRRLSEDVPAPSSLISGVPPLIDALVATATARRPQDRFADAAEFLAALDDVAGELTLPAFTVPIPENSAATRAAAVPTDITDLVGPPTMVTEISPAPSPDVTETRVQEPVPALQPQAPPPVPAVPTAPAAPTAPTTPKPVSNRSRTGLVVWLLVIALLTAAIAVGGWWFGSGRYGEIPPVLGMDRTAAVSTIEEAGFTAVTELVYHDDVASDLSAGTDPADGEKVVRGQQVTVLVSQGRPTVPEPKGMDVLAYQATAAERTLKVATGEPVWSADVGEGLVAATDPAAGEPVKIGSTVTVHLSRGPEPIQVPTIIGTDLATAEARLAELGLTVADVERRFDEDAPAGQVLDVSPAPGTTLTRGSEVSLVVNSGLTVPDVEGMSEADATATLQAAGFSVEDTRRDRSAVGATPDTVVRTSPAAGETVAPDEAEVTLTLAGRVMVPDVVGMTVAQARATLEAVGLDTTARERDNDRMVTRQRPEAGTDARLDSTVRLTL